Proteins co-encoded in one Seriola aureovittata isolate HTS-2021-v1 ecotype China chromosome 1, ASM2101889v1, whole genome shotgun sequence genomic window:
- the terb2 gene encoding telomere repeats-binding bouquet formation protein 2 encodes MFTNKSAWFSSSVPQTCYNFWMQEGGTIAGWRTADYLFSEDAACPDTVRIFESKDYLCNKVTVFQSLFLSACEKRQSVKSVCIGHYVLPPASVQDEVRNVVGRLIWEIEDEQVVAQGSSKSFSCQTDDEYSEGEVSISNYELSDTDSSEVEAPLCGHFQDYPSSNMLSGYVSMDKLLKYSGDLCDFHPGMLQL; translated from the exons ATGTTTACGAATAAGTCTGCCTGGTTTTCAAGCAGTGTGCCGCAGACATGTTACAACTTCTGGA TGCAGGAGGGTGGGACCATTGCTGGTTGGAGGACAGCAGATTATCTTTTCAGTGAAGATGCTGCATGTCCAGATACTGTGAG gataTTTGAGAGCAAAGATTACCTGTGCAACAAGGTGACGGTTTTTCAGAGCTtgtttctgtctgcctgtgagAAGCGCCAGAGTGTAAAGTCTGTGTGCATTGGTCATTATGTGCTGCCTCCAGCCTCGGTACAGGACG AAGTGAGAAACGTGGTTGGGAGGTTGATTTGGGAAATAGAGGATGAGCAGGTAGTAGCACAG GGATCCTCTAAGAGTTTCAGTTGCCAAACAGACGACGAGTACAGTGAAGGAGAAGTCAGCATAAGCAA TTATGAACTGTCTGACACAGACTCATCAGAAGTTGAAGCCCCTCTATGTGGTCATTTTCAGGATTATCCATCTAGTAACATGCTTTCTG GGTATGTCAGCATGGACAAGCTGCTAAAATATTCAGGTGATCTGTGTGATTTCCATCCTGGAATGCTCCAACTGTGA
- the sord gene encoding sorbitol dehydrogenase, translated as MAQENLSVVLHSQGDLRLEKRPVPEPGPNEVLLQMHSVGICGSDVHYWQHGRIGDFVLTKPMVLGHEASGRVVKVGSAVKHLKVGDRVAIEPGVPREMDEFFKNGRYNLSPTIFFCATPPDDGNLCRYYTHSANFCYKLPDNVTFEEGALIEPLSVGIHACRRAGVRLGSTVFICGAGPIGLVCLLVAKAMGASQVVITDLFPERLTVAKELGADFQVTVKRGDGPQQLAKSVEDMLGAPPHITIECTGVESSIQTAIYATRSGGVVVLVGLGSEMATIPLINAAVREVDIRGVFRYCNTWPMAIAMLASGKVNVKPLVTHRFPLEQAVQAFETTRQGLGIKVMLKCDQNDQNP; from the exons ATGGCGCAGGAAAATCTGTCCGTGGTGCTGCACTCTCAGGGAGACCTCAGGCTG GAAAAGCGCCCCGTCCCGGAGCCAGGACCAAATG AGGTTTTGCTCCAGATGCACTCTGTTGGAATCTGTGGATCTGATGTCCACTATTGGCAGCACGGCCGAATTGGGGACTTTGTACTCACAAAGCCCATGGTGTTGGGGCACGAGGCGTCAGGGCGAGTGGTGAAGGTTGGATCAGCAGTCAAGCATCTTAAAGTAG GTGACAGAGTGGCCATTGAGCCGGGTGTGCCCCGCGAGATGGACGAGTTTTTCAAAAATGGACGATATAACTTGTCTCCCACCATCTTCTTCTGTGCCACACCCCCAGACGATGGAAACCTGTGCAGATACTACACGCACAGTGCCAACttctgttacaa GTTGCCTGATAATGTGACATTTGAGGAGGGAGCTCTGATTGAACCTCTGTCTGTGGGGATCCACGCCTGTCGCAGAGCCGGCGTTAGGCTTGGCAGCACCGTGTTCATCTGTGGTGCAG GACCTATTGGGTTGGTCTGTTTGCTCGTGGCCAAGGCAATGGGGGCCTCACAGGTCGTCATCACCG ATCTGTTCCCAGAGCGCCTGACGGTGGCCAAAGAGCTGGGTGCTGACTTCCAGGTGACggtgaagagaggagatggaCCCCAGCAGCTCGCCAAGAGCGTAGAGGACATGCTCGGAGCTCCGCCTCACATCACTATTGAATGCACTGGTGTTGAGAGCAGTATCCAAACTGCCATCTAT gCAACACGTTCAGGAGGcgtggtggtgctggtgggtCTCGGCTCTGAGATGGCCACTATTCCTCTGATCAACGCTGCTGTGAGAGAAGTGGACATCAGAGGAGTCTTCCGCTACTGCAACAC CTGGCCGATGGCCATAGCAATGTTGGCGTCAGGTAAAGTGAATGTGAAGCCCCTCGTGACCCACCGCTTCCCTCTGGAGCAGGCAGTCCAGGCCTTTGAAACCACGCGTCAGGGTCTTGGGATAAAGGTCATGTTAAAGTGTGACCAGAATGACCAGAACCCTTGA